The sequence below is a genomic window from Glandiceps talaboti chromosome 14, keGlaTala1.1, whole genome shotgun sequence.
catactAAGGTACagtaaatccaatcaaattacatCAGCACCAAAAAGTCAGCATGCACTCCCAATGAATCATGATTTTACCTTATTACCATACAACTTATAGATAAACTAGATCTctaatttacatttacatgtacagtgtctaattaatggtattttaacaatattcAGTGAATACATCATACAGtaggttgtctgatcaaaaaaaaataccccaactacatgtacatgatctgaaaaataaatacattgtcaCTGATAGGTTCACAGTTGATTGGTATCTATATCCACACTTAACTGAACATTACAAAGTGTAGACTTACCCAGGCAAAGTACAGACCATACAATGGGAAGTACTTAAGGCCATCTTTGAGTACGTATCTGAGATGACCTAGACTACCCTGTCGTATCGCTAACATATCGGATACAATCCAGTCTATTGTACTTTGATGGTTGCAAATATAAATAACACTCTCCTTCTTGTTGAGGGCATCAACATCACCATACAAGACCACCTAGTAATGAAAAGATGTTTCCATGTAAACGATGAATATCAAATCAGTACAgctgtaagtacaatgtatgcaTACGTGTTATAGGTGTCTATCTACCTGAAAACATTCTGAAAAGAGTTTCCATTATCATCTTTATGTAGGCATGTTGTGAAATTCTGCCCAACTCAAATACAACTCTGGTAATCGAGATTTCGGTTTACTAAAAGAGACACGACCTAAACTATTATTTAAGTAAAAGTAttgtataaaaaaatacattgtcgagataagctattgaatggatattGGGTGAATTATAGCCTCAGTACGGTGGCTCTCTGAAAGccagttccataaacttgcagttctgggacttccaatgtttacactatcttgatcccAGAGTGATTAGATTCacgtgtgaagctaccatcatattcatattcatcttcactttcaaaagttgacctctacgatcaatgtgaatatgatagcttacacattcatcatcagattcgaagtacttccgaatgggtacgaacatgcgttcggcaaatcacatatccttcattggcaggttgaaatcatgtgattgtagttacttttcacttgattagcgtggatttgcatgctttcttcttatttttgccagagtatccaatttgcaccatgaattattgttgtcatataaaaaaactaatttgaatgtttagtatgcctttcccatatctttgaaaatgaaatatcaatatttgggtgtacaaaaaacctgtatgagtaatgtaataaaatacggcctggctgggtgtgttttgattCCCCGCAGTGtcgctatctttgaaaccctacttaacacttacactggtgaaatttacacaaaatagtgttgtcaagaccacaattatcacaatgtgtgtAGTTCCCTTGATCGGGATTGGTCAACACAATcgattgtgaaaaataatggtccatgacaacaataattcatggtgcaaattggatactctggcaaaaataacaaattcaggcaaatcaagtgaaaagtaattacaatcacatgatttcaacctgccaatgaaggatatgtgatttgccgaacgcatgTTCGTACCCCATTCGGAagtacttcgaatctgatgatgaatgtgtaagctatcatcatattcacattgatcgtagaggtcaacttttgaaagtgaagatgaatatgaatatgatggtagcttcacactcgttaAATTCTCAGACCTTTAACTCTTTGTATCTCTATGCAAATTTGAAGATAATAATTCAATgtcttacatgtaaaatactgGACTCTGATTGGAGTGACCTTGTGTATACTGTTTACACTTTGACCTCGGGGTCAAAGTGTAAGCATTAACACAACAATGGCATGTAATATTCAACTATTTCTGCTATCTACTATGTTAACCAATACTATGCATAATAGTATATCGTACCTTGGCTATACATAATTAGTACTGGCCGACATCACAGTGGTCCTATATATTGTTAGGGTGATTACAAAGAATGACTAGAAACCAAGTCCTAAAATTCACATAGTCACATAGGGAGTTTGTATCAGGGGTATGAGCAAAACTTGTACAACTTTAATATAACTGTACACTAATTTTTTTAGTGGTCGATTGCACTGCAAGGGTTCTAATAGTGCACAGAGCTGCATCCCCGTTTGTCTCTCGTACGTGGTGATAACATCTCCCTTCCATGGTACAGTTCAGCAGAACACAATTAATGATCGAACAAACTCTTGcatcagaaaataatttttcGTACACTTTGTACAACCTTTTCCTATATAATTTTGAGATGGAGCTAAATATGATCCGTcgaaattacaaatgaaaaaataatcacGATTGTAAGTGACACTGAACATGGATCTGTTATTGATCCATACACTGAATGATTCCCAGACCCAAAAAGGGCAACAAGTTGATAAAACTTTTTTAAagctaatttgaataaaaattttgaaagaaacgTAAAGCATGACCAGATCATTAACAGGTTTACTTCGGCGAAATAATGAAGGTCGAATTGATTGATTTTACCTCTAGGCCCGTATAATGTTCGTAAAAGAAGACAACAAGTCGTTGATAGTTGGAATAGAAGACATCATCCACAGCATGGAACCACCGTGTCGGTAAAATCGTCGAGATCATTTTCCAAGGTAACAAGTACAAACTGAAATAATGCGGGGCAGTACCAAGCATTACAAACGCCGGTACAGCATACCGGAGCGCTTGGAGATACACCAACGCTGTCAACATTGTCGATTGGACGGAACCAGAGCAGTTTCAAATGACTGAAAACACGGCGATGATACGGTCGATGCACGTGTGTTGAGGAATCACGATCGATCACGCCAACCCCCGGTCTGGGATGTCAAGGACATGTGGGTCACCTGTGAGGGCAGTATTCCATGCGCCTGGAAAAAAATGGCTGCGTCTAGTTGAACACGAGGGTATCATAGTGTCAACAATTTGTGAAAGCCATTTTACGTAAATAACCTTTACCAATCATTCAGATAGCAGAGCAAGAAGTCAAAACCAGTGCAGAAAATATGAAGCCAGCAAAAGATATGAAGGTTAAGAAGAAACTCGGCAAACGTAAACTGCAGAAAAAGGACTCCAAACAACCTTCTGCCGTACCCACGTTGGTTGAGAAGCAGAAAGTATCCATGACCATGTTGGCCGACTACAGGGTAGGTGGTATTGCGAGTACCcttgtaacaaacaaacaagcaaaaggCGTAATGAAATCGGTAAAATCGTCTAAACTAAAGCAATTGTTTGGACAATCGACAGAGCAATCGTTGATCAAGACAGTACCAGCATCGTTGGTGAACAAACAGCCTGATCAAAAACCAAAGGTTGGAAATGTGAAGTCTGGAGAGAGAAGCGACGGGAAGGCACTTAAAAAGgcaaacaaaaaacaactgCAGAAAGCAACAAAAGATGACACAACAAAATCGTCGAGGCGAAAGAAACGAAAAGATAGTAAACTTTTACTTCGGAGAGAAGAAGGTCTGAGAAATGCTGACACCAAGGGGCAGccacaaaagaaaagaaagcgaactgatgatgatgaaactGATCAAATTcgaaagaaaaacaagaaaggAAAGGCAAAACCTAAGAATCCAGAAAAAGACAAGAGAACTGTCTTTGTTGGCAACCTGCCAATAAGTATCACGAAAAGTGAActcaaaaaattgttttctaaatATGGAGACATAGAGAGTGTGAGATTGAGGTCAGCGGCCCCTAGTACTCTGAATCTGCCTAAGAAAGTGATCATGATTCAGAAGGACTTCCATCCTTCCCGGAATAATTTGAACTCATATGTGGTATTCAAAGAAGAAGAATCTGCAAGGAAAGCACTGAAAAGGAATGGgaaagaggtcaaaggtcaccataTAAGAGTGGACTTGTGTGCGAATAGTAACAAACATGATCACAAAAGATCAATTTTTATCGGTAACATCCCGTTCAAAGTTGATGACGAAGCTGTTAGAAGATATTTTGAGCAGTGTGGAGACATAGAGGCAGTGAGACTAGTACGGGATGGTAAAACTGGAATTGGTAAGGGCTTTGGATATGTACTCTTTGTGGATTCCAGTTCCGTCGAGTTTGCCTTGAAGTTGAATGGCAAAGCTTTCCTAGGGAGACAGTTGCGAATAAAGAGATCAGTGAAGAAGGAAAAGAAACGAAGCGAGAAACCAACTGGAAAATTTCAAAAAGGGAATCCTAAACTTAGTGGAGCTAGTTTAAGAATACAGAATAAGATgaagaaaaagaacaaaaaatctATATCAACTAAAAAGTAACAAAACTTGAAACAATTCTGTGCTCACGTTGCTGTCATTTAttaaacctgtactagctgtaactgggacaATACTTTTtttgacaaccaacaatatgaCTGTAAACCTTATTTTCACTACATGTGTACTGggatattttgcaattttacagtcttcaattAGTTCCCAAAGACTAATACTTACTAAtgaccagactggtacattgtgtccACGTACAAGatgacattttagtcactacatatttttgtgtttttattatccagcaaaacaagcaaaaataagtctgtTGTGAAAATGTCCATGTTGACAGTATTCTCGTCAGATTGTATTAATACCAAATAATGagtaatttgtacatgtacatgtacacgttgtacatgttaattagagatCTATCTATTttataagtagtacagtaatagGTTGATATCGTGATTGTATTGGGGCGCTGATTTTAGAATGCAGGCCCAAAAATCTATTTGATTGaattagtgtacatgtaccatgttaCGTTTGTATGTGTAAAGCTACACTGatatgtttatccacaggtgattaagtactgttcagggtgtataacattacaagtaaatcatcattttaaaaaacatcCCAGCTGTACAGTGTAGCTAATTCAGCTTTAAATGCCTACTTCCAGTAGTgtactaaatgtacatgtaatctgtcTGGTTTCTCTATGCATTAATAGGGTTGTGGATTTGTCAACCCAATGCTTTATGTCTTTACACCTTTCTGTTCAATGCAGTTCACTATTTCTGTACACTGTGATTTGGATAGTACATGCATAGGACTGTCACAGTATACATGGAATACCTGTACGACAGATTCTAAAATCTTACTAAAGCAAGTCAAGgcatagactgtcgacagttgttcgtgccttttttgctacgtctCATTTTAAAGAAAGTCGTCACTCGCTCCACaacactgaatactaatgcatactgataggaactgtgaTTGCCGAAGGCATGAACTCATGCCTCCGGCACTCGCTGATTAGTATACAGTTTATAGTATTGCCCTGGATCAGAGTGAGGCGATGACTTTagtagcaaaaaaggcatgaacgactgtcaacagtctagtCAAGGCATATCATTGCTTTTTGTGAATATGTGCTGTGACTTGGATAGATACTGTATCACTATGGAATATATATCTCCACATGAATGAAGAACACCAGATTTCATTATATAGTGTACGTACAAAGTATATACAGATAATGTGGATATGTACTACATGATGTGATATTCAcagatttatacatgtatggaatTCATATTGATTATTAAAGTTGGCATAACATAAGTACGGCCTAAGACAACCTTAAAAGAACACAAGCTGTGTGTATATGCTTTTCGGGATTATATGCATCAAGGATATATGTAGAAGCATACTAGAACATCACTTGCTATTTGCAGGATTTAAACCTGGACTGGTGGCTCTAGCATAACTTGCTATTTGCAGAACTCACACCGTGACTGTGGTGGTATTCAGCCATCTGAAATGTATCCATGGAAATACTAAAATGTAGGAGATGAAGCACACAAACAATGTCAAAAGATTATCTGTAATGTTATCAATGTCATGCATCAATATTAGTTACACATACCAGAATATTTTGATCCAGATTGTATTACCTTCTGTAAGTCCCAAGTAAAGaaacttacatgtataaactcagtaagtgtgtccctttaacaataattgtgtatttttttattgcttTATTTTCACAAATCAATAGTGTTGATTAGTTAGAAGTTtcaaaaccaatctgattaaaatctgatgtaggtgTAACAGCTCAATTACTTTATATACAACTATTTCCTtcatattttgacattatttCTTCAATTTTGTCATTCCAGGAGTGAGTGCCTATCCAAATGCTCACTCCTGGAACAACAAAATggaaaaacaaatgacaataaacaagTATGTAAAACGATTGAGTCGTACCCCACATCAGCTTTGAATGAGATTGTTTTAGAACATTAATTAAGTAGTTCTCCTGAAGTATTATTAGTTTAACCAGTAAATGAAAAAAGCTGGTAAAATTTAAGGTTTTGCAAAGTATACCAAAATTAACTTGAGTAAAAACCTTGGGTGCACTGACTGAAACTTGGATAaatttttacctacttactcTTACTGCCCTTTAACAAAATACTGTGATATAATGTtttgatccaatatggccgactTACTTTCAGAGATATTAGTCTTTCAGTGgagttttgtctttattttcagaCATTTCTGTATCatctttttaaattttgataacGAGGAATGATAAATGATGAATGATAACAAGTTTGGATTTGATGTACATGCCTGTCTttattatagctaaaatgatgtagacttggtgtttcactcatgggacaatccacattatgtttttgacataaAAATAGACATacttcaactctagactaacaataacagaaacacaacaaacgcagcaggatcctttgcccaatcacattgaacactgataagcattgatattctttcacagtgcagtaaaaacaggcgtccattgaaaacattacacatggacttgatgattttaatggctgcaattgtttatattctaactgataatcaacatttcaagttgactacttctacatccccactgtgcacggtaCCTATGTAACTGTTTCTTTTTGCATTATAAGTTGTCCGAGGGTGTGTATGAAGAAATGTCATGTCTCATGATGAGTGAAACAAGtgtacaccattttagctgtaagagAGGTTTTCAGACTACAATGTATTTGACAATACAGTCTTGTCAAAATGCAATTTTTGTACTGTCAgaaatgtattgaaattaaaTCTCTGGAGTGATATTTCAGACAGTACTATAGTGCATACCGCTTGAATTGAAGGCTGTTGCtctctgcatacatgtacatgccataTTCTAGTTACTCACATTCAATTGAAATGTCACAAGAGGGCATCCTACAGGGCAGATTAGGGGAAATGACACCTAATTCACAGGAGTACATGAAGCAGTCGACAACAACACTTTTAGttcaaaaaattaattgttGGTTTGAAACAAAGGTAGAATTCGTTTGACTGATTGAGAATGCCATAATTTTTATGGAATGCTAGGTAATAAAAGATATCTCAAATGagactatagtacatgtatttaactCCCCTGTCCATGCTATCATTGGCCTCATATCACTTGTAGTGTAAAAGCTGCTTTGAAATagcactccaagtggccaaactatgtaatcttttgtctttctgatatcCCTCCTATgtcatacaacttacaagggcTTCCAAAACAGAAACtatgatgtacatatgtatgtactgcCCAACCATAACTATTACCACAGGTGGGTTTAATTATACCGCTCTTAAGATCTTCCACACCCCTACCCTACTCTAATAATGTCTTTTTGAGATCATCTATTGGGGAGGGAATGGGGTAAAACTTAGtcgtaaaaaggttgttggtgcatctgattgttggttgaatgcatgagtgacctctgggagtgagggagtccttgggggttttccccctggcagatctgcagttttttgcttctattaaggcaatgtttaggttattcatagcctttgaggtaatatttccaagctttgaaaagctaacataaatgtaagttttagatgagtttcccatgtcacataaaaattggcccgtaacattggtgtAGGAGCATTAATGTAGCATGAATAGTAAAgacaccggtatgttagagaactttaggtggtcatacctagtgtataatagaaactggaatgtgatgagatgtggtgtcaataacatgtagtgtccaaaatagaaagtgtattgaCCCCTTGACAAGTCCATACtgatgagtagaacaatttagattaacttcttttatatactgtgtatgaagattaccattacgaaaccttcaagttcactttggccccaaagtgcaatataagtgaagcactgattgtgaaatagccaagcatttacatggcatgttctgtaactaatGTGGTAGctaggaaatacatgtatatgtatatttatagttatgcttgaactaataagtaatattaatcaattcatgtaagaaacagggataagaacaaatattgacatgtaccacatttcagacaggGCTATTATGCCATTGTAGGAAAGGTttgttttttcttccatcacaatccaaaacacaatgactccccccccccccataattttCAGAACAGCATGACCCCCTTATTGcgaatttcaaaaacaaaaaaaagggtgacaccccccccccagccaaaaaaaactgaccggtccctaatgaTAACTTTCTTTGACCTTCATCCTCAAGGTTAAAtagcataaattaaagtgttgtaaaACTTCACATCTTATCAgttatttaatttattgaaGTTTAATAGTGACCCAATTTGAGAGttatattatccatatccatattattGATGTCTTTCAGagacctgtatgtatgtatgtatgtatgcatgtatacgtatgtatgtatgtatgtatgtatgtatgtatgtatgtatgaatgtatgtatgtatgtatgtatgtatgtatgtaggtaggtaggtatgtatgtatgtatgtatgtatgtatgtatgtatacgtatgtatgtatgtatgtatgtacttaattatacttttatattattattattattacatacatacattcattcattcattcagtcagtcagtcattcagtcatcTATCTGTTCATATACTGATGAGCAGATCATACTCCAGAAATAAAGTTGATCATGTATAGCAACTTTGAGTGTACGTTATCAGTGACTGTAATCACCAATAAAACCTGTCCTTAATATAAGGACGCGGCACTGTTTATAAAAGGCCATGATGTGTTGGGATGTATGTAGTATGCAGATGATAATGAAGTATACCTTGCTTTCTCCCACCAAGATTCACCTTCTGTGACACATTCAGCGGAGACCTGTGTCCATGATATAAAGCAATGGATGACACACAACAAACTGCAACTCAATAACAACAAAACTGAAGTTCTCCTCATCCGTTCTAAATTCAATTACTTGCAACATCCGATTGATCATATCAACATTGGCTCTGTACCCATTACACCAGTCACATCACAGgggtgtgtaatatttcatagattgttgttttcttattgcttagaatgccgttttcttaggaaaatatcgtacgaatctttctgctacaaatatatcaatctctatactacgaagaaatattaatatcTCTTCCccatacatgtaggaatatataatcaaaaggttgttatatttagtctgtagacctggaaaccaacaatctatgaaatattacacgcccctgtgagtCATATTAGCTCGTAACATTGGAGTATTCTTCGATAATATCCACATGTTTAACCACCACGTCAAGAATACCTACAAATCAATCTATACACATCTTCGTCGCATTGCATCCATACGGCAATACATCACCGATACACATGACGTTTGTTGTACTATAGTCCAAGCTTGACTACAGTAATGCATTATTATACAGACTTCCTGACACCACCATGTACCATAAACATATTACAACGTGCTCAAAATACAGCGGCAAGGACCATCTCTCGTACCAAGAAGTTTGAACATATTTCTCCACTTCTCATCAGCCTGCATTGGTTACCAGTTCGTTTCAGGATTGATTACAAAATTTTACTGTTCACGTATAAAGCCCTTCATCATGGCTTATCTCCAGAGTACAGTTGTGATCTTCTCCAGCCATACACACCACCGTGTCACACTCTACGTTCTACAAACAAAAATCTGCTTGCAACttacaaattacagacaagtcacctatggaggtcgctatagaaatttgattgattgattgattgattgattgattgattgattgattgattgattgattgactgactgactgactgactgactgactgactgactgactgactgactgactgactgactggttggttggttggttggttggttggttggttggttggttggttggttggttggttggttggttggttgattgattgattgattgattgatgtatgCTCATTCAATATACGAAattaacaatgagagattttcACTTTCCATGGTGATAATGGACTCCaacttttgaaaagaaataattgatATAAGCACCTCAAGAGTTAAAATTGTGTGTTACAAGACACATCAATGACgccattgtatatttttttcagtttagtCGCCTGGTGGCGCTGTATTCATGCAGCAACTATAGCATCTTTTCGTGATTCTATTTATTGCtaaaatgaatactttgaaaTCAACACTTTTCGATGTTTAACAAAGTAAGTTTATTCTTCAATACATCATAAATTACTTCAGAGATGCCTCTTACatacaatgaaatcaaaagatTCTGTAAACAAAATCCTTTGGGAAATAAAGGAAGTTAGTTTCACCAAAGATCTATAATTGAGATTCACccattgtttgtatgtattcatatcatTACTACTTAGTTTGCCCACGTTAACACACTACCAAAACGAAGAAAGTATTTTAAAAGGTACCTATACGTCGAAATGTCATTAACAATGTACTGAtaactttattttgaaaaaaggttttatttatggacattgaaaaaaaaaaacttaaattctTACGGATTCACGCTAACGTTTTGACTTTTATAACAAACCACTCGGTGCggtgggagggggagggggttattaTGTTTGTATGATTGTTATGATGCAGGAACACGTGCAGGAACATGTTATTTATTATACCCACATGTATGTGTCCCTCATCTCAAATGCCAAATGTTTACAAGATCTTTGTGTAACtttaatgcccccccccccccccgaatcaTTGGGTTGGGTAATGTCACGGTTATTCATCACATAATGCtacggtcagaatttacggcaggggagaaaatatattggtaaaaaaaattcgTAGCCCCCTCCCCTTTGTGCTTTCAAAGaattcatgcccccccccccccaataaaccAAATAATTTTCGTAACCCCTCCCatgctacacatattttaataggTATaatcatacccccccccccacttccaTACAATTGCATGTTACACTGCattaaaataaaagtgacaatCGACTTCAGCGTCCACACATAACAATATATAAGAGATTTAAAATTTCTTTACACAAAGAGATGCAACAAAATGTCttacattgggctgtaacctacactttgaaatatttagccagcagggttttctctttcaattttgatttaatGATAGCAACGAATATTGCATACAGTTTTCCCCGGGAGTTTTCCACTTTCaaagtttattcatttgtacCGGGGGGGAGCTGCaacacaggggcacgtattattgcttagattgccgttttcttaggaaaatatcgtacgaattctgctgctacaaatgtatcaatctctatactatactagtagaaatatcTCTTTTCTTCTCCTTACATGTAgaaatatatagtcaaaaggttgttatatttagtctgtggacctggaaaacaacaatctatgcaatattgcAGGCCCCTATGGCCTGCAATGTCATGGAAGAGCGCCCCCGCCCCGTGTCTGATGCCACAAAGGTCAAAGGGTCAAATCGATCAATCGTCGTCCAGTTGCAATGGCTATTTTCATTGGATAACTCGAATAATTGAGCAGGCGCACTATGACGAGGTTTGACCAATCAGCCTAACCATAAGACAGTCTATCGGGGAAGTGTTCCTGTTTTCCTAGCACCGGCGAGCCGCAAGTGGTTGGAGTTAGCTAGCTAGAGCACAGACAGGGGAGTCTCTGAGGCTAGACAAGAGGTAAGTTTCTCACTCTCCAGATTCTCTGATTATTTTCTATTAACGTAGTGTTACGTGACGTAGCCATTACGTGGATTGATTTACCACAACGGTTTCCTTGGTAACAGTAACCACACCATGTCCCACATTTCTAGATCTATTACTGCTTGCAGATGAAGtaagtcgggactcgattctgacatggTCCCTCTGTTGTCAGTATCACGTCCCGTACACCgcctgcaagcaggactagacaCTTATTTATACGACAAATCAAATGCTGCCGTGTCAGTCAATGTTTGTGATTTTCTAGTTCTGCTGGTACGCCAGTCTCCGTGACTGCATGAACACGACGTACACGTCCGGATACGTGACCTCTTGTTACCCGGTACGTGACTGAGACTAGTATTCAACTTTTAGCACGACGTTTATGGCTATAACTTCGGTGTTATTTGCATCTTTAACAGCACTAATGTAATGGAATACGGGAGTTGGTTAGTAACATCTTCCTCCTTCTTTAGCTACGGAAATATGCGCTTCGCAAAAGCCAGGCTTCGTACAATGTATCTCCGTGCACTCTCCTCATGCACTGACCTTCCTACCCCCATGCACTGTCTTACATGGTTCCATAAGATTGGATTGAATCATTCTTTTTGTCTAGACCAAgatttttctgtaaattttccCAGACAACTGTCTTTTCACATCAACATTTTAAATCATCGTCCAACTCAGGCCTTTAAAATTAAAAGCAATACTGGTTTCAACCCCACTCTTTTACATAAGCTTTCCATAAATATTATTTACTTACGACAATTCAGTTCAGGAGTCAGGACCAACATTTTATATGGCTCtcccagacaactgtttttcactcCAAAATTTTAATCTTGATAATCTTAACTTCAactatatagctataggcatgGAAAGCATTTGAACTCGAAGTCACTTACAGTAATACACATGTAGTTGGtgagaccatgga
It includes:
- the LOC144445386 gene encoding uncharacterized protein LOC144445386, whose translation is MKPAKDMKVKKKLGKRKLQKKDSKQPSAVPTLVEKQKVSMTMLADYRVGGIASTLVTNKQAKGVMKSVKSSKLKQLFGQSTEQSLIKTVPASLVNKQPDQKPKVGNVKSGERSDGKALKKANKKQLQKATKDDTTKSSRRKKRKDSKLLLRREEGLRNADTKGQPQKKRKRTDDDETDQIRKKNKKGKAKPKNPEKDKRTVFVGNLPISITKSELKKLFSKYGDIESVRLRSAAPSTLNLPKKVIMIQKDFHPSRNNLNSYVVFKEEESARKALKRNGKEVKGHHIRVDLCANSNKHDHKRSIFIGNIPFKVDDEAVRRYFEQCGDIEAVRLVRDGKTGIGKGFGYVLFVDSSSVEFALKLNGKAFLGRQLRIKRSVKKEKKRSEKPTGKFQKGNPKLSGASLRIQNKMKKKNKKSISTKK